A portion of the Chromobacterium sp. IIBBL 290-4 genome contains these proteins:
- a CDS encoding LytTR family DNA-binding domain-containing protein, which produces MIKALIVEDEYLAREELAYLIQEHSSIEITASVEDGLEAFKFLQENEVDVVFLDINIPSIDGLLLAKNLHKTTRPPRIVFVTAYKEFAVDAFELEAFDYILKPYNETRIASVLARLEAQEPPAPAPASAVAVAPPAADNAPVSRTVNLAKGDSIIVTPCDDIYYVEADEKVTLVYTARDRYVMAMSISEFVSRLPADSFFRCHRSFCVNIHKIREIAPWQNSTYIIKLYDLKTEIPVSRSNIKAFRQLMHL; this is translated from the coding sequence ATGATCAAGGCGCTGATCGTGGAGGACGAATACCTGGCGCGCGAAGAGCTGGCCTACCTGATCCAGGAGCACAGCTCCATCGAGATCACCGCCAGCGTCGAAGACGGGCTGGAGGCCTTCAAGTTTCTGCAGGAAAACGAAGTGGACGTGGTGTTTCTGGACATCAATATCCCATCGATAGACGGCCTGCTGCTGGCCAAGAACCTGCACAAGACCACGCGGCCGCCGCGCATCGTGTTCGTCACCGCCTACAAAGAATTCGCGGTGGACGCCTTCGAGCTGGAGGCTTTCGACTACATCCTCAAGCCCTATAACGAAACCCGCATCGCCAGCGTGCTGGCCAGGCTGGAGGCGCAAGAGCCGCCCGCCCCAGCGCCGGCCAGCGCCGTGGCTGTCGCGCCGCCGGCGGCCGACAACGCCCCGGTCAGCCGCACCGTCAATCTGGCCAAGGGCGACAGCATCATCGTCACGCCTTGCGACGACATTTATTACGTGGAGGCGGACGAGAAAGTCACCCTGGTCTACACCGCGCGCGACCGCTACGTGATGGCGATGAGCATCAGCGAATTCGTGTCCCGGCTGCCGGCCGACAGCTTCTTCCGCTGCCACCGCTCCTTCTGCGTCAACATCCACAAGATCCGCGAAATCGCGCCCTGGCAAAACAGCACCTACATCATCAAGCTCTACGACCTGAAAACCGAAATCCCGGTCAGCCGCAGCAATATCAAGGCGTTCAGGCAGTTGATGCATCTTTAA
- a CDS encoding sensor histidine kinase, with the protein MIENNPNMLLLAVFERAALMLMALFFLTRIRPFQDLLRQQKHTPAELAGVSLLFCLFAVFSTYTGIPVDGSLVNVRTIAILAGGILFGPWVGIPTGIVSGLHRYLIDIHGYTSLPCLISSICAGLLATAIHYRAGRQRLWLYGIAAGVACESLTMALILWFTAPAVGHAIVGHIAYPMITGTVCIGLIIKLVQDLDDEKELLAARQAKLALTIANRTLPYFQNVDRDALVEVCTVIRNHIGADAVAITDTRDVQAYVGLGKDYYEPAAHSAIGEITRRAVEQDQIIIENDLRQYRVADFHSVIIIPLRENSRVTGTLKIFFRQSGGITGSLRELALGLSQLISTQMEASRIKQLQEMARKAEFAALQSKINPHFLFNALNAISTLIRIQPAEARQLIAKLADYLRYNLSLGDTLIDIQEELKQVRDYVAIEQARFGSKLSVVFDVDEVSARVPSLLLQPLVENAILHGIQPRKEPGEVRIAVKKLADRIRVSVRDTGYGISQEVMDGIAKGQVESRSIGLSNVNERIKLLYGQGLRLARLEPGTEVSFELPLEEKA; encoded by the coding sequence ATGATAGAAAACAATCCGAACATGTTGTTGCTGGCGGTATTCGAGCGCGCCGCGCTGATGCTGATGGCGCTGTTCTTCCTCACCCGCATCCGGCCGTTCCAGGACTTGCTGCGCCAACAGAAGCACACCCCGGCCGAACTGGCCGGCGTGTCGCTGCTATTCTGCCTGTTCGCTGTGTTCAGCACCTATACCGGCATTCCGGTGGACGGCTCGCTGGTCAATGTGCGCACCATCGCCATCCTGGCCGGCGGCATTCTGTTCGGCCCCTGGGTGGGCATCCCCACCGGCATCGTCTCCGGCCTGCACCGCTATTTGATAGACATCCACGGCTATACCTCGCTGCCCTGCCTGATCTCCAGCATCTGCGCCGGCCTCTTGGCCACCGCCATCCACTACCGCGCCGGCCGCCAGCGGCTGTGGCTGTACGGCATCGCCGCCGGCGTCGCCTGCGAAAGCCTGACCATGGCGCTGATATTGTGGTTCACCGCGCCCGCCGTCGGCCACGCCATCGTCGGCCACATCGCCTACCCTATGATCACCGGCACCGTCTGCATCGGCTTGATCATCAAGCTGGTGCAAGACCTGGACGACGAAAAAGAACTATTGGCGGCGCGCCAGGCCAAGCTGGCGCTGACCATCGCCAACCGCACCCTGCCCTATTTCCAGAACGTGGACCGCGACGCGCTGGTGGAAGTATGCACGGTGATCCGCAACCATATCGGCGCCGACGCGGTGGCCATCACCGACACCCGCGACGTGCAGGCCTATGTCGGCCTGGGCAAGGACTATTACGAGCCGGCCGCCCACTCCGCCATCGGCGAGATCACCCGCCGCGCGGTGGAACAGGACCAGATCATCATCGAGAACGACTTGCGGCAATACCGGGTGGCGGACTTTCATTCGGTGATCATCATTCCGCTGCGCGAAAACAGCCGCGTCACCGGCACGCTGAAAATCTTCTTCCGCCAAAGCGGCGGCATCACCGGCTCGCTGCGCGAGCTGGCGCTGGGCCTGTCGCAGCTGATCTCCACCCAGATGGAGGCCTCGCGCATCAAGCAGTTGCAGGAGATGGCGCGCAAAGCCGAGTTCGCCGCGCTGCAAAGCAAGATCAACCCGCACTTCCTGTTCAACGCGCTGAACGCCATTTCCACCTTGATCCGCATCCAGCCGGCCGAGGCGCGGCAGCTGATCGCCAAGCTGGCCGACTATCTGCGCTACAACCTGTCGCTGGGCGACACGCTGATCGACATCCAGGAGGAGCTGAAGCAGGTGCGCGACTACGTGGCCATCGAGCAGGCGCGCTTCGGCAGCAAGCTGTCGGTGGTGTTCGACGTGGACGAAGTCAGCGCGCGCGTGCCCAGCCTGCTGCTGCAGCCTTTGGTGGAAAACGCCATCCTGCACGGCATCCAGCCGCGCAAGGAGCCGGGCGAAGTGCGCATCGCCGTCAAGAAACTGGCCGACCGCATCCGCGTGTCGGTGCGCGACACCGGCTACGGCATCAGCCAGGAGGTGATGGACGGCATCGCCAAAGGCCAGGTGGAAAGCCGCAGCATAGGCCTGTCCAACGTCAACGAACGCATCAAGCTCTTGTACGGCCAAGGCCTGAGGCTGGCCCGGCTGGAACCGGGCACCGAAGTGAGTTTCGAACTGCCGCTGGAGGAGAAGGCATGA
- a CDS encoding carboxymuconolactone decarboxylase family protein, translated as MNRIAIPAAEHIPVASQPLLAAVQQQLGMVPNLMKLLAHSPAALEGYLSLNGALGKGKLSATLRERIALAVAEFNGCDYCLSAHSYLAKHVAKLGDDEIAAARDFASADAKSAAALRFARNVAEQRGRVADAELAALRGAGFDEAETLEIVTVVALNILTNYVNNAAATAVDFPLVQARG; from the coding sequence ATGAACCGCATCGCCATCCCCGCCGCCGAGCACATTCCCGTCGCCAGCCAGCCGCTGCTGGCCGCCGTGCAACAACAACTGGGCATGGTGCCCAATCTGATGAAGTTGCTAGCCCACAGCCCGGCCGCGCTGGAAGGTTATCTGTCGCTGAACGGCGCGCTGGGCAAGGGTAAGCTGAGCGCAACGCTGCGCGAACGCATCGCGCTGGCCGTGGCGGAGTTCAACGGCTGCGACTACTGCCTGTCCGCCCACAGCTATCTGGCCAAGCATGTGGCCAAGCTTGGCGATGATGAAATCGCCGCCGCGCGCGACTTCGCCAGCGCCGACGCCAAGTCAGCCGCCGCGCTGCGCTTCGCGCGGAATGTGGCGGAACAGCGCGGCCGCGTGGCCGACGCCGAACTGGCCGCGCTGCGCGGCGCCGGCTTCGACGAAGCGGAAACGCTGGAAATCGTGACCGTGGTGGCGCTGAACATCCTGACCAACTACGTCAACAACGCCGCCGCCACCGCGGTGGACTTCCCGCTGGTCCAGGCCCGCGGCTAA
- a CDS encoding LysR family transcriptional regulator, producing MDRFHLMSVFVAVAEEEGFAGAARRLKLSPPAVTRAVAALEENLGVRLLNRTTRYVRVTEAGARYLDDARRILAALDEAEEAAAGGNAEPRGLIRLTAPVLFGRLYVMPAVLDFLRQHPLVEVSAQLRDNVVNLMEEGLDAAVRIGHLPDSSLRAVKVGEVRRLVCAAPDYLARHGAPEEPEGLLSHTVIASTAASASLEWKFGADGERRVRVRPRLTVSGNDVAIDAARGGFGLIRVMSYQVAEALAAGELERVLTPYESAPLPIHIVHVESRYGSTRMRRFIDHLAERLRADPRLTG from the coding sequence ATGGACCGTTTCCACCTGATGAGCGTCTTCGTCGCCGTGGCGGAGGAAGAAGGCTTCGCCGGCGCGGCGCGCAGGCTCAAGCTGTCGCCGCCTGCGGTGACGCGCGCGGTGGCGGCGCTGGAGGAAAATCTGGGCGTGCGCCTGCTGAACCGCACCACGCGCTATGTCAGGGTAACCGAGGCCGGCGCGCGCTATCTGGACGACGCGCGCCGCATCCTGGCGGCTTTGGATGAGGCGGAAGAGGCGGCGGCGGGCGGCAACGCCGAGCCGCGCGGGCTGATCCGGCTGACCGCGCCGGTCTTGTTCGGCCGGCTGTATGTGATGCCGGCGGTGCTGGATTTTTTGCGCCAGCACCCGCTGGTGGAAGTCTCGGCGCAGCTGCGCGACAACGTGGTGAACCTGATGGAGGAGGGGCTGGACGCGGCGGTGCGCATCGGCCATCTGCCGGACTCCTCGCTGCGCGCGGTCAAGGTGGGCGAGGTGAGGCGGCTGGTGTGCGCGGCGCCGGACTATCTGGCGCGGCATGGCGCGCCGGAGGAGCCTGAAGGTTTGCTGAGCCACACGGTGATCGCCTCCACCGCCGCCTCGGCCTCGCTGGAGTGGAAGTTCGGCGCGGACGGCGAGCGGCGGGTAAGGGTGAGGCCGCGGCTGACGGTCAGCGGCAATGACGTGGCGATTGACGCGGCGCGCGGCGGTTTCGGCCTGATCCGGGTGATGTCCTACCAGGTGGCGGAGGCGCTGGCGGCGGGAGAGCTGGAGCGGGTGCTGACGCCATACGAGAGCGCGCCGCTGCCGATCCACATCGTCCATGTGGAAAGCCGCTACGGCTCGACGCGGATGCGCCGCTTCATCGACCATCTGGCCGAAAGGCTGCGCGCCGATCCGCGGCTTACAGGTTGA
- a CDS encoding pyridoxamine 5'-phosphate oxidase family protein produces the protein MSDKHACSPWHPGEQEMQERAGSRQQMAATGPRVIRDHMPEQHREFFRQLPFLAMAALDGAGRPWAGIIEGLPGFAVSPDERALRLNSLPSPADPLRDCLRPGAAVALLGIELHTRRRNRMNGKLAELDESGMTVAVEQSFGNCPKYIQLREFQFAREPGPRILGSVEWMDELDEDARAQISAADTFFVASAAPAGPASWQADISHRGGKPGFVKVAGDTLTIPDFAGNGYFNTLGNLLLHPPAGLLFIDFSSGDTLQLAGRAEVLDLDAASVFAGAERLWTFRVERVVRRRNASALRWTLREYSPYALATGAWPNAAPARQWLPLRVSRVEDESETVRSIYLEPADGSVPPDFLPGQHLSLKVAGVDGARMRNYTLSQTGSYRISVKRQGKVSARLHQLAPGDIVEALPPRGDFTLARLDRPIALLAGGIGITPMLAFLHQLTEHPDAMPPTLLAYATRTVAERAFDAELEALQAKAAGKLRVVTAASQPETARRLGIDYQHAGHVDIALLRRQGMHLDGDVYLCGPAAFMQSLYEQLIAAGVEDSRIHAEAFGPAGLQRAGHQAPALPAPADGAVPVRFAASAMDAEWQPGQSLLELAESCGLNPDFSCRGGSCGSCRAALLSGQATYLQAPEYAAQAGEILLCCAYPAAGADKLEINL, from the coding sequence ATGAGCGATAAACACGCCTGCTCGCCCTGGCATCCGGGCGAGCAGGAAATGCAAGAACGCGCCGGCAGCCGGCAGCAGATGGCCGCGACCGGCCCGCGCGTCATCCGCGACCATATGCCGGAACAGCACCGGGAGTTTTTCCGCCAGCTGCCTTTTCTGGCGATGGCGGCGCTGGATGGCGCCGGCCGCCCCTGGGCCGGCATCATCGAAGGCTTGCCCGGTTTCGCCGTCTCGCCGGATGAGCGCGCGCTGCGGTTGAACAGCCTGCCCAGCCCGGCCGACCCGCTGCGCGACTGCCTGCGCCCCGGCGCGGCCGTGGCCTTACTGGGCATAGAGCTGCACACCCGCCGCCGCAACCGGATGAACGGCAAGCTGGCCGAGCTGGATGAAAGCGGCATGACGGTGGCGGTGGAGCAGTCCTTCGGCAATTGCCCCAAATACATCCAATTGCGCGAGTTCCAGTTTGCGCGCGAGCCTGGGCCGCGCATTCTGGGCTCGGTGGAGTGGATGGATGAGCTGGACGAGGACGCGCGCGCCCAAATTAGCGCAGCCGATACGTTCTTCGTCGCCAGCGCCGCGCCCGCCGGCCCGGCAAGCTGGCAAGCCGACATTTCCCACCGCGGCGGCAAACCGGGCTTCGTCAAAGTGGCGGGCGATACGCTGACCATCCCCGATTTCGCGGGCAACGGTTACTTCAACACCCTGGGCAATCTGCTGCTGCACCCGCCCGCCGGACTGTTGTTCATCGATTTTTCCAGCGGCGACACCTTGCAGCTGGCGGGCCGGGCCGAGGTGCTTGACCTCGACGCCGCCTCCGTCTTCGCCGGGGCTGAGCGGCTGTGGACTTTCCGCGTGGAGCGCGTAGTGCGCCGCCGCAACGCATCGGCGCTGCGCTGGACACTGCGCGAGTACTCGCCCTACGCGCTGGCCACCGGCGCCTGGCCGAATGCCGCGCCAGCGCGGCAATGGCTGCCGCTGCGCGTGAGCCGAGTGGAAGACGAAAGCGAAACCGTCCGCTCAATCTATCTGGAACCGGCCGATGGCTCCGTACCGCCGGACTTTCTGCCCGGCCAGCACCTGAGCCTGAAAGTGGCCGGCGTGGATGGCGCGCGCATGCGCAACTACACGCTGTCGCAGACTGGGTCTTACCGCATCAGCGTCAAGCGCCAGGGCAAGGTCTCCGCCCGACTGCATCAACTGGCGCCTGGCGATATTGTGGAAGCGCTGCCGCCGCGCGGCGACTTCACCTTGGCGCGGCTGGATCGCCCTATCGCGCTCTTGGCCGGCGGAATAGGCATCACCCCCATGCTGGCCTTTCTGCATCAATTGACCGAGCATCCCGACGCCATGCCGCCCACGCTGCTGGCCTACGCCACCCGCACGGTGGCCGAGCGCGCTTTCGACGCGGAGCTGGAGGCCTTGCAGGCCAAGGCTGCCGGCAAACTGCGCGTCGTAACGGCAGCCAGCCAGCCTGAAACCGCCCGCCGCCTGGGCATCGACTATCAGCACGCCGGCCATGTGGACATAGCGCTGCTGCGCCGACAGGGCATGCATCTGGATGGCGATGTCTATCTATGCGGCCCGGCGGCCTTCATGCAATCGCTGTACGAACAACTGATCGCAGCCGGCGTGGAAGATTCTCGCATCCATGCCGAAGCCTTCGGCCCCGCCGGGCTGCAACGCGCCGGCCATCAGGCGCCAGCCCTGCCCGCTCCCGCCGATGGCGCAGTGCCGGTGCGCTTCGCCGCCTCCGCGATGGACGCCGAATGGCAACCCGGCCAAAGCCTGCTGGAGCTGGCCGAATCCTGCGGCCTGAATCCGGACTTCAGTTGCCGCGGCGGCAGTTGCGGCAGCTGCCGCGCCGCCCTGCTGTCCGGCCAGGCCACCTATCTGCAAGCGCCGGAATACGCCGCGCAAGCTGGCGAGATTCTGTTGTGCTGCGCCTACCCGGCCGCGGGAGCGGACAAGCTGGAAATCAACCTGTAA
- a CDS encoding glutathione S-transferase family protein, which produces MTTLQLYDFPLSGHSHRVRLMLSLLGLSYETVPVNLSAGEQKQPAFLKLNRFGQVPVLVDKGEAIADSNAILVYLAQRYGNGEWLPESPLAQSRVQRWLSAAAGPLAQGAAQARIHKLFGAPLDYGLAVAKAKALLQVMEGELAERPYLAGDAVSIADIAMYTYTAHAPEGGVALSPFPAVLAWLSRIQALPGFVSMQASPIAEPA; this is translated from the coding sequence ATGACCACGCTGCAGCTGTATGACTTCCCCCTCTCCGGCCACAGCCACCGCGTCCGCTTGATGCTGTCCTTGCTCGGCTTGTCCTATGAAACCGTGCCGGTCAACCTCAGCGCTGGCGAGCAAAAACAGCCCGCCTTCCTCAAGCTCAACCGCTTCGGCCAAGTGCCGGTGCTGGTGGACAAGGGCGAAGCGATAGCGGATTCCAACGCCATCCTGGTCTATCTGGCGCAACGTTACGGCAATGGCGAATGGCTGCCCGAGTCGCCGCTGGCGCAATCCCGTGTTCAGCGCTGGCTGTCCGCGGCCGCGGGCCCGCTAGCGCAAGGAGCCGCGCAGGCCCGGATACACAAGCTCTTCGGCGCTCCGCTAGACTACGGATTGGCTGTCGCCAAAGCGAAAGCCCTGCTGCAGGTGATGGAAGGCGAGCTGGCCGAACGCCCATACCTCGCCGGCGATGCGGTTTCCATCGCCGACATCGCGATGTATACCTACACGGCCCATGCGCCGGAAGGCGGCGTAGCGCTGTCGCCCTTTCCGGCCGTTCTGGCCTGGCTATCCCGCATCCAAGCGTTGCCAGGCTTCGTATCCATGCAAGCCAGCCCCATCGCTGAGCCTGCCTAG
- a CDS encoding M4 family metallopeptidase has translation MKIRQVLLNGLIGCAAAFACGEAAAAQRVDLAASASAAFPGLEPAGFKPVRSASFPGGKVVTRYQQFYQGVPVWGEAVTEEKQPGQPATLIGNYIAGIEADLATVRPTVSSAAALAQAKSLAANGYPTRNEKIELAIRLGESGSAQLVYLVSFVVEGAAGADRPSFIIDANSGQVLKRWNGMAHAEAGGPGGNGYTGKYFYGKDYGPLIVTSDCKMDSGAVATINMNGGTNGGSVFKFPCPTNNFGEVNGAFSPLNDAHFFANALVNMHKDWFGGNLMSGKLQVRVHYGRNYANLFWDGRSISIGDGIPGVTYPLAVLDLIAHEAHHAFTEQNSGLVYSGQSGGINEAFSDMAGEAAEFYLRGKNDWLVGREAFRKEYASRYFADPGKDGRSISHAKDYQDGMDVHFASGVYNKAFYLLATRPSWNTRKAFEVFADANRLYWTASATFNSAACGVIKAAETRGYAKRDVEQAFAEVGVACAA, from the coding sequence ATGAAAATTCGCCAGGTGTTGTTGAATGGTTTGATCGGCTGCGCGGCGGCGTTTGCTTGCGGCGAGGCCGCGGCTGCTCAGCGCGTGGATTTGGCCGCCTCGGCCAGCGCCGCTTTTCCCGGTTTAGAGCCGGCAGGCTTCAAACCCGTGCGCAGCGCGTCGTTTCCCGGCGGCAAGGTGGTGACGCGTTACCAGCAGTTTTATCAAGGCGTGCCGGTTTGGGGCGAGGCGGTCACCGAGGAAAAGCAGCCTGGACAGCCTGCTACGCTTATCGGCAACTATATCGCGGGCATAGAAGCCGATCTGGCGACGGTTCGCCCAACGGTTTCGAGCGCCGCCGCGCTGGCGCAAGCCAAGTCGCTGGCGGCCAATGGCTACCCTACGCGCAACGAGAAAATCGAATTGGCGATTCGGCTGGGCGAGTCGGGCTCGGCGCAACTGGTGTATCTGGTTTCCTTTGTGGTGGAGGGCGCCGCGGGCGCGGATCGGCCTAGCTTCATCATCGATGCGAATAGCGGACAGGTGCTGAAGCGTTGGAACGGCATGGCGCATGCGGAAGCCGGCGGGCCGGGCGGCAACGGCTATACCGGCAAATATTTTTACGGCAAGGATTACGGCCCCTTGATTGTCACCAGCGATTGCAAGATGGACAGCGGAGCGGTGGCGACTATCAATATGAACGGCGGCACCAACGGCGGCAGCGTTTTCAAATTCCCTTGCCCGACGAATAACTTCGGCGAGGTCAATGGCGCGTTTTCGCCATTGAATGACGCCCATTTCTTCGCTAATGCCTTGGTGAATATGCATAAGGACTGGTTTGGCGGGAATCTGATGAGCGGCAAATTGCAGGTGAGGGTTCACTATGGCCGTAATTATGCAAACCTGTTTTGGGATGGCCGGTCCATTTCCATCGGAGATGGCATTCCCGGGGTCACATATCCGCTTGCCGTGCTCGATTTGATCGCGCACGAGGCGCATCATGCCTTCACGGAGCAGAATTCCGGCTTGGTGTATTCCGGCCAGTCCGGCGGCATCAATGAGGCGTTTTCCGACATGGCCGGCGAGGCGGCGGAGTTTTATCTGCGCGGCAAGAACGATTGGTTGGTGGGGCGGGAGGCATTCAGGAAGGAATACGCCTCTCGGTATTTCGCCGATCCCGGCAAGGATGGCCGCTCGATCAGCCATGCCAAGGATTACCAAGACGGCATGGATGTGCACTTTGCCAGCGGGGTGTACAACAAAGCGTTTTACTTGCTTGCCACCCGGCCAAGCTGGAATACCCGCAAGGCCTTTGAAGTGTTCGCCGACGCCAATCGCTTGTATTGGACGGCCTCTGCCACTTTCAATAGCGCGGCTTGCGGCGTGATCAAGGCGGCGGAAACGCGCGGCTACGCCAAAAGGGATGTGGAGCAGGCATTCGCCGAGGTGGGCGTGGCTTGCGCCGCATGA
- a CDS encoding MarR family winged helix-turn-helix transcriptional regulator, whose product MSISTEGDAVDRILQQWGRERPDLDVSPMGVIGRLSRCSALLSQRMDAVFEQYGLSGWEFDMLATLRRSGAPYCLAPTELFSSLMVTSGTMTHRLKVLEGKGWISREASAQDARSTLVRLSETGFALIERAVEAHVANEHAILAALPARSLDTLEKRLMELLNALEEASAANGKK is encoded by the coding sequence ATGTCAATATCGACGGAAGGCGATGCGGTAGACCGGATCCTGCAACAATGGGGAAGAGAAAGACCCGACTTGGACGTCAGTCCGATGGGCGTGATCGGGCGGCTCAGCCGCTGCTCGGCGCTGCTGTCGCAAAGAATGGACGCGGTATTCGAGCAATACGGCTTGAGCGGCTGGGAGTTCGACATGCTGGCCACGCTGCGGCGCAGCGGCGCGCCCTATTGCCTGGCGCCGACCGAGCTGTTTTCATCGCTGATGGTGACGTCCGGCACCATGACCCATAGGTTGAAAGTGCTGGAAGGCAAAGGCTGGATCTCGCGTGAAGCCAGCGCCCAAGACGCGCGCAGCACCTTGGTGCGGCTGAGCGAAACCGGTTTCGCCTTGATAGAGCGCGCGGTGGAAGCGCACGTGGCCAATGAGCACGCCATCTTGGCCGCGCTGCCGGCGCGCAGTCTGGATACCTTGGAGAAACGGCTGATGGAACTGCTGAATGCCTTGGAAGAGGCGTCGGCTGCAAACGGAAAAAAATAG
- a CDS encoding EamA family transporter, whose amino-acid sequence MSVQPSSSQWRDVLITALVPVIWGSTYIVTTQLLPPDRPFTAALLRVLPAGLLLACFGGWRPAKGQWGRLLLLSALNIGAFQALLFVAAYRLPGGLAAVVGACQPLLVMALAWQVEKRKPAKLALWASLSGVAGMAALLLSPGSRWDGLGMLAAFGGAVVMACGTYLTRRWRFQAPVTALTGWQLTLGGLMLLPLAAVIDPPLPALSAAQIGGYAYLTVFGALLAYLLWFRGIARLSAVAVTSLGLLSPLTAVVLGWVLLGQALSAQSMLGLAIVLASVLAVQWSMISINSK is encoded by the coding sequence ATGTCCGTTCAACCAAGCTCCTCCCAATGGCGCGATGTGCTGATCACTGCTTTGGTGCCGGTGATCTGGGGGTCTACCTATATCGTCACCACCCAGCTGCTCCCCCCGGACCGACCCTTTACCGCTGCCTTGCTGCGGGTGCTGCCTGCCGGCTTGCTGCTGGCTTGCTTTGGCGGATGGCGGCCGGCCAAAGGGCAGTGGGGACGGTTGCTGTTGTTGTCCGCGCTGAATATCGGTGCATTCCAGGCGCTGTTGTTTGTCGCCGCTTATCGCTTGCCGGGGGGATTGGCCGCGGTGGTGGGAGCTTGCCAGCCCTTGCTGGTGATGGCGCTGGCTTGGCAGGTGGAAAAACGCAAGCCCGCGAAGCTGGCTTTATGGGCCAGCTTGAGCGGGGTGGCGGGCATGGCGGCCTTGCTGTTGTCGCCTGGCTCGCGCTGGGATGGCTTGGGCATGTTGGCGGCGTTCGGCGGCGCGGTGGTGATGGCTTGCGGCACCTATCTGACGCGTCGTTGGCGTTTTCAGGCGCCGGTGACGGCGCTGACTGGCTGGCAGCTCACTTTGGGAGGCCTGATGTTGCTGCCCTTGGCTGCCGTCATCGATCCGCCTTTGCCGGCATTGAGCGCGGCGCAGATCGGCGGCTATGCCTATTTGACAGTATTTGGCGCGCTGCTGGCCTACTTGCTGTGGTTTCGCGGCATTGCCCGCCTGTCCGCCGTGGCGGTGACTTCATTGGGCTTGTTGAGTCCCTTGACCGCGGTGGTGCTGGGTTGGGTTTTGCTGGGCCAGGCGTTGTCGGCTCAGTCGATGCTGGGCCTGGCCATTGTGCTGGCTAGCGTGCTGGCGGTGCAGTGGAGCATGATATCTATTAATTCAAAGTAA
- a CDS encoding nitroreductase family protein — protein MKTALQALLEARISANHFDASHGMERGEVERLIQLATLAPSAYHMQNWRFIAVQSAEAKARLLPLAFGQRKVAEAAVTFICCGVLGGHRDLPQRLQPAVDAGVMPGSISDAWIRAAASGHEGKPQTQRDEAVRSVSLAAMSLMLAAQEQGLASCPMGGFDAAGVARAFGLPENEIPVLLLPVGRAAEGNWAQKPRRPVAEVLELV, from the coding sequence ATGAAAACAGCATTGCAAGCGTTGTTGGAGGCGCGGATCTCCGCCAACCACTTTGATGCGTCCCATGGCATGGAGCGAGGAGAGGTGGAAAGGCTGATACAACTAGCCACGCTGGCGCCTTCCGCCTATCACATGCAGAACTGGCGCTTTATCGCGGTGCAAAGCGCGGAGGCCAAGGCCAGGCTGTTGCCTCTGGCTTTTGGCCAGCGGAAAGTGGCTGAGGCCGCCGTGACTTTCATTTGCTGCGGCGTGTTGGGCGGCCATAGGGATTTGCCGCAGCGGCTGCAGCCTGCGGTGGATGCAGGGGTCATGCCTGGCTCGATAAGCGATGCCTGGATACGCGCGGCGGCGAGCGGCCATGAAGGCAAACCGCAGACGCAGCGAGACGAGGCGGTGCGCTCGGTCTCTTTGGCGGCCATGAGTCTGATGCTGGCGGCGCAGGAGCAGGGCTTGGCCAGTTGTCCGATGGGCGGCTTCGACGCCGCGGGCGTGGCGCGGGCCTTTGGCCTGCCGGAGAATGAAATCCCGGTGCTGTTGCTGCCGGTTGGGCGCGCGGCTGAGGGCAACTGGGCCCAGAAACCGCGGCGGCCGGTGGCGGAGGTGCTGGAATTAGTTTGA
- a CDS encoding GNAT family N-acetyltransferase: MPSPYTATFSLQHLSAERVEDFWRVSDSVARERRYLAFLEIPQAASAEYARSQLTCQAPHLLLLDGNQVVGWCDVTPHRLPIYQHGGTLGMGLLPRYRGMGLGGWLLESALQLAEQRGFRRLELTVHEDNLNAIKLYEKHGFLLEGRKRDAIHIDGRYKDVLMMARLSCAEPPATSN; encoded by the coding sequence ATGCCCAGCCCCTACACCGCCACATTTTCCTTGCAGCACCTGAGCGCTGAGCGCGTCGAGGATTTCTGGCGCGTCAGCGACAGCGTGGCCAGGGAGCGGCGTTATCTGGCTTTTCTGGAAATCCCGCAAGCGGCTTCGGCGGAATATGCGCGCAGCCAGCTGACCTGCCAAGCTCCGCATTTATTATTGCTCGACGGCAACCAGGTTGTAGGCTGGTGCGATGTCACCCCTCATCGCCTCCCCATCTATCAGCATGGCGGCACATTGGGCATGGGCCTGCTTCCCCGCTACCGCGGCATGGGCCTGGGCGGATGGCTGCTGGAAAGCGCACTGCAGCTAGCGGAACAGCGCGGCTTCCGCCGCCTGGAGCTGACCGTGCATGAGGATAATCTCAACGCGATCAAGCTCTACGAAAAACATGGTTTCCTGCTGGAAGGCCGCAAACGCGATGCCATCCACATCGATGGCCGCTACAAGGATGTCTTGATGATGGCGCGGCTCAGCTGCGCCGAACCTCCGGCGACATCAAACTAA